From a region of the Candidatus Neomarinimicrobiota bacterium genome:
- a CDS encoding FG-GAP repeat protein, which translates to MLIFQQLAHAQISEFKLTVADKAGDDAIGWSVSVSGDYAIVGAPGDAENGSYSGGAYLFKRMGKSWEEESKLFPSDRTEGNEFGSSVSISGDYVVVGARGNDAAETTDDVQRN; encoded by the coding sequence ATGCTGATATTTCAGCAACTAGCTCACGCGCAAATCAGTGAATTTAAATTAACGGTGGCTGACAAAGCTGGGGATGATGCGATCGGATGGTCAGTCTCCGTTTCTGGTGATTATGCCATCGTAGGAGCTCCAGGCGATGCTGAAAATGGTAGTTATTCAGGTGGGGCATATCTGTTCAAACGTATGGGTAAGAGTTGGGAGGAGGAATCTAAATTATTTCCATCCGATAGAACGGAAGGTAATGAGTTCGGATCTTCAGTCTCTATCTCAGGAGATTATGTAGTCGTAGGAGCTAGGGGGAATGATGCTGCTGAAA